The following are from one region of the Rhipicephalus microplus isolate Deutch F79 chromosome 1, USDA_Rmic, whole genome shotgun sequence genome:
- the SelT gene encoding selenoprotein T, which produces MEKYPSLLVEGDAYPPPPPRMQLAHALSLLKLALIALVLLGFNPFTWMGHPTPAFYTWMVGNKLYSCLMLFFVCGAIESKLVSTGAFEIYFNDVRVWSKIETGRIPSPPELFQIIDNQVFLKSSTLGLGES; this is translated from the exons ATGGAGAAGTACCCATCGCTGCTGGTGGAAGGGGACGCCTACCCCCCGCCACCCCCCCGCATGCAGCTGGCCCACGCCCTGTCCCTGCTCAAGCTGGCCCTCATTGCGCTGGTGCTGCTGGGATTCAACCCCTTCACCTGGATGGGGCACCCCACACCGGCCTTCTACACCTGGATGGTCGGCAACAAG CTGTACTCCTGTCTCATGTTGTTCTTTGTGTGTGGAGCCATCGAGAGCAAGCTAGTTTCTACCGGGGCGTTTGAGATTTACTTCAATG ATGTGCGGGTTTGGTCCAAAATCGAGACGGGCCGCATTCCATCACCTCCCGAGCTGTTCCAGATCATCGACAACCAGGTGTTCCTCAAGTCGTCCACACTGGGCCTAGGCGAGAGCTAG